AATCTGCCTTTAAGGCCAGTTTTGAAAACTTATGCTTATCTTGAAAATAATCAGGTGAAATATGTTGATGAACCAAAAATAATAGATCTTAAAGATCATTTGAATCTTACTATTGTAGGCCAGGTTGACAGTTCAGGTAAAATTATTGATTACGAGAGTTCAAATATTTCAAATATCTTAAAAGATTTTGAAGAAGAGAATGATAAAACTGAAGAATTTCCTAAAAAGATCTTAAAGAAAAAGATAATAAGATTCAAAAGGAGTGCGAAGCTAGTTGATAAAAATAGATATTGACGAAATACCTTCTGGCAGTGAACTGCAATTTCCTATCTTTGATGGGTTTGGCAGAATGCTTATCAGTAAAGGGGTATTTATCACAGATAAAATGCTAGAAAGGTTAAAAAAGTTAGGCGTCAAAAAGATTCCAAAGTTTCTAACGCAATAGCACAACACCATGAAAGGCTTGACAAAACTGGCTTTCCCAATGCAATCAAGCTTTCAAATGACTATGCTCAAATAATCAGCATAGTTAGTTTTTTTGATTATCTTACTCAGCCTTTTAGGGGAGAGGGATATTTGCCGAGTGAAGCTTTGGAGCTAATTATGGGAAACTCAGGTTTGATGTTTGACCAGGAAATTGTTAAGGCGTTTGTTAAAAAAGTGATGCCATATCCACCTGGAACGCTAGTTCTTTTGTCAAATGATATTGTTTGTGCGGTGAAAAGCGTTGAGCCCAATTTTGTTTTAAGACCTGTGGTTAAAACTTATGGACTTTTAAAGGATGGTAAAATTGTAAAATTCGCTCCTAATCAAATTGAAGAAATAGATCTCGTTAAAGAGCTTTCGCTGACTATAATAGGACAAATTAATTCTAAGGGTGAGCTTAAAAGGTTTGTTAAGCCTGATTTTATGTAATACTAGATCTTTTTTATATTAAAAATGATATAATTCAATGTAATGTATAAGATATACTTATGACTTATAAAAATAATATATAAGGTGATAAATTTGACATATAACAAAATGATTTATCCAGTTATATTGTGTGCTGGTGTAGGGAAGAGGATGAAATCTGTTTTCCCAAAGGTAATGCACTGTGTTTTAGATAAGCCAATGTTGTGGTGGGTTTTAAGGTCTTTTCGAGGGTTGATAGATAATGAGCCTATTGTTGTAGTCGGGAAAAATAAAGATCTTATTTCTCAGTATTTTGCTGGTGAAAAGATAAACTACGTAGTTCAAAGTGAACCGCTGGGAACTGCGCATGCGCTTCTTTGTGCATATAAGAGTTTAAAGTCATTTTCTGAAGAGGATTATTTTCTCGTCATGCCTGGCGATATGCCATTGATAAAACAAGAAACCATAAAAAATTTGTGTAAAATGTCTGAACAAAATAATGATATTACCTTTATTACTTGTAAAGTTGATGATCCTAAAGGTTATGGAAGAATACTTAGAGATAAAGACAACAACTTTTTGAGAATAGTTGAGGAAAAGGATGCGAAAAGCGATGAATTGAATATAAAAGAGGTAAATGTTGGCATATATCTTATAAAGATTGCTTTATTAAAACTGCTTTATAATATCGAAAATAACAATGCACAGGGGGAATATTATCTTACAGATTTATTGGAACTTGCTTTGAAAATGGGATATAAAATCGGCACAATGGAAATCTTCGATCAAAAAGAGGTATTGGGAGTTAACTCGCAAAAGGATCTTTTAGAGGCACAAAATGAAGCAAAAAGAACCATAATTGACGTTCATTTAGATAATGGTGTTCAGATATTTGATATAAATTCAACGTGGATTGGACCTGAAGTTTGTATAAGTTCTGGTGCAAAAATTATGCCTGCTTCAGTTATATATGGTAAAAGCAAAATTGGTTCCTCAACGATAGGGCCTTTTTCAAATGTAGAGAACTCAACTATAGGCGATAATTGCAACGTTATATATAGCGTTATAAGAAATTCTACAATAGGAAATAGTGTAAATATTGGTCCTTTTTCCCATATAAGAGAAGAAACTGTTGTTCATGACAATATCAGAATAGGAAATTTTGTAGAACTAAAAAAAACAGAGATCAGAAACAATTCTAAGGTATCACACCTGTCTTACCTTGGAGATACCAGTGTAGGATCAAACGTTAACGTTGGGGCTGGAACAATTACGTGCAATTATGATGGTTTTGATAAGCATAGGACTACTATTGAAGATGACGTGTTTGTGGGAAGTGACTCAATATTGGTTGCCCCAGTTAAACTTTCGAAAGGGTCAATGGTTGCGGCTGGTTCGGTTATTACCAGAGATGTACCAGAGGATTCATTAGGCATTGGCAGAGCTTCTCAGGTGAACAAAGCTGGATGGGTAAAGATTTTTAGAAGTACAAAAGCCAAAAAGAAAGATGATTAAACACGAAGTTTTTAACTTAGCTAAAGGAAGGAGTATATTTTAGTGGACAACTCTTCATATGCTATATTTTCTGGCTCTTCGAATATAGCTTTGAGTAAAGAAGTCTCAAGCTTTCTTGGAAGAAATCTTGGGGCTGTAAATATAACGCGTTTTAGCGACGGAGAAATTTATGTGAGGGTCGAAGAATCAGTCAGAGGGAAAGATATATTCCTTATACAATCCACTTCTAGTCCAGTAAATGAAAGACTTATGGAACTTTTGATAATGGTTGACGCCTTTAAAAGGGCATCTGTGTCTTCTATAAATGTTATTATCCCATATTTTTGCTATGCAAGACAGGATAGAAAAGTGAGAGGCAGAGAACCAATTTCTGCAAAATTAGTTGCAAACCTTATTGAGCGTGCTGGCGTTGACAGAGTTATTGGCATAGATTTTCATACTGGTCAGATTCAAGGTTTTTTTGATATATTAGTTGATCATCTTACTGCTATACCAGTATTTGATAACTATCTCAGATCGAATTTTGAACTAGATAACCTGGTAATTGTATCTCCAGATATAGGAGGAGTTGGGAGAGCAAGACTTCTTGCTGAAAGAATGGGAGTCCCACTTGCAGTCGTAGACAAAAGAAGACCTCTCCCAAATCAGGCAGAAGCGGTTAATATAATTGGCGATGTGGTAGGGAAGAGATGCGTTGTAATTGACGATATAGTTGATACCGGAGGAACTATGGTTGAGGCAGCTCACATATTGAAGAAAAATGGAGCGAAAGAAGTATTAGGAGTTGCAACACATGGTATTTTGTCTGGACCTGCTGTAGAAAGGCTTACAAAATCTGA
Above is a genomic segment from Thermodesulfobium narugense DSM 14796 containing:
- a CDS encoding HD-GYP domain-containing protein; protein product: MAQHHERLDKTGFPNAIKLSNDYAQIISIVSFFDYLTQPFRGEGYLPSEALELIMGNSGLMFDQEIVKAFVKKVMPYPPGTLVLLSNDIVCAVKSVEPNFVLRPVVKTYGLLKDGKIVKFAPNQIEEIDLVKELSLTIIGQINSKGELKRFVKPDFM
- the glmU gene encoding bifunctional UDP-N-acetylglucosamine diphosphorylase/glucosamine-1-phosphate N-acetyltransferase GlmU; the protein is MIYPVILCAGVGKRMKSVFPKVMHCVLDKPMLWWVLRSFRGLIDNEPIVVVGKNKDLISQYFAGEKINYVVQSEPLGTAHALLCAYKSLKSFSEEDYFLVMPGDMPLIKQETIKNLCKMSEQNNDITFITCKVDDPKGYGRILRDKDNNFLRIVEEKDAKSDELNIKEVNVGIYLIKIALLKLLYNIENNNAQGEYYLTDLLELALKMGYKIGTMEIFDQKEVLGVNSQKDLLEAQNEAKRTIIDVHLDNGVQIFDINSTWIGPEVCISSGAKIMPASVIYGKSKIGSSTIGPFSNVENSTIGDNCNVIYSVIRNSTIGNSVNIGPFSHIREETVVHDNIRIGNFVELKKTEIRNNSKVSHLSYLGDTSVGSNVNVGAGTITCNYDGFDKHRTTIEDDVFVGSDSILVAPVKLSKGSMVAAGSVITRDVPEDSLGIGRASQVNKAGWVKIFRSTKAKKKDD
- a CDS encoding ribose-phosphate diphosphokinase codes for the protein MDNSSYAIFSGSSNIALSKEVSSFLGRNLGAVNITRFSDGEIYVRVEESVRGKDIFLIQSTSSPVNERLMELLIMVDAFKRASVSSINVIIPYFCYARQDRKVRGREPISAKLVANLIERAGVDRVIGIDFHTGQIQGFFDILVDHLTAIPVFDNYLRSNFELDNLVIVSPDIGGVGRARLLAERMGVPLAVVDKRRPLPNQAEAVNIIGDVVGKRCVVIDDIVDTGGTMVEAAHILKKNGAKEVLGVATHGILSGPAVERLTKSDFSHFIVTNTIYHPEEFYGPKIKIISVARLIAESIKRIALSESVSELFR